AAAACATCTTCAAAATACTTTACTTTTGGATCCTTTGGAATATCCTTTCTTTGCGTTTTTGAAGACGTTTGTCTTTATACCCAAAAATACATCACTCCAACGTAAATAAAACGATTTCTAAAATTTGGATTAATTCAATTTTGTTTACAGATAACCTTCAAGTAAACAATAACGAATTAAATCACCAACATCTGTATACAAGCATTCCAATCCCAAGAAAGCAATTTATTGTCACTATATGAAGCAGAAGAGCATAATAACCATTTATTTTACTGTTTAATTCTCCCTAAGGTAATATCCGGCAATAAAAATCATCGTCCAttgttataaagttttttttaatctccaatgGTGCATGACAGCGCTACCAATATTTATAGTGATCGTAAAGTTAACCTAACGAAATATTGAAACCTAtcgaacaaaaataattattaaaatcatagCCAAGTTGCACCAAAGTATTGCCTAAAGTTCCACAGCAAAACAAAGCTATGCAGGGCTATATTCTGAGTACTATTATTTAAACTTTATGATCCGTTACTATTAGCCAAATTTAATATCGCTTAAATTCCTTCCTTTGACTCTCCTGACGAAATAGGCATACTATcatgaaattaaatcaattaatgaTTACTTTGATGTTTTCCTAGTCGGTCAAAGATTCTAAAACTTAAAATCACCGCTGTATCAAAGTGCACTTGCACAGTAAGtttcacaatgatttttttttctacagGGGTTTCGATACTGAACGTGAAACTCCGTACGTGTTGCTATAAAGTAAGTATATGATATTACTCAATTGCCATTTAAATATCAACCTAACCAACCTGTGATTCCGTAACAGCGCTAAAACGTAATAAACGTGATGATAACCTATCTATTGCATCAAATGGCAGTATGAGTCAAGGAATTGCTATCGCGAAACCATCGAGTATTTTATAGGAATTAGAGCCACTTatgatttttagaaataattgaaGAGATGAGAAGATGTGGCTGgtattactgaaaaaaaaatcttgaggGTTACGATTGTAATACAAAGATAAGCTGTCCAAGCATCAAGTGCCCATTGAGAATGGATAATCGTGAAACAATGACTCGTATAACTCATACAGAATTACGCAATGGACGTTACCCCTCTTTCTCCATCTTCCATTCGttaaatacatataatactgCCGCGCGAATAGAATGAACGTATTTTCCATTGCCTCCTCCATTCAATTCCATGCTAAGTGTACAACAACTCATATGGATTCCATGGCTCCTAAAAGTTAAGTAAATTACGCCTATATCTTATTCCAATAATGCGAGGGAGGATGTCCATCAGCAAAGGACTGTGAAGGAAACATTAGTGTCCATCGTCATTCATCACAGAGTGGAATTTCACTATATTCTACGCCTAATCTCATAAAATTATTGTGTATACAAGAAAATCAGTAATCAGCTACAGGAGCCTCCCATTAGTTTAATTTTGTGCTAAATAAACAGCACTAGAGATCAAAAATGGAAGTTCCGGTGAAGAGAGAATACTGTGAAGTGGCAATTAAGACCTACTTGAGCTCCTCTCAATTCGTGTTGAAGGACTACCAAGTAAGACCGCTGAGCGACAATGCAGCCGGGTTCATGGGAACGCATTTGAAGCTCATAGCCACCGTCGAACACGAAGGTCAGCTGCGGAAGATTCCGATGTTCGTCAAGATGATCCCAAGCAGCGACAAACACCGCTCAGTAGTCGTCAGCCTAAATCTTTTCGACCAGGAGGTGAGGGTGTACAACGATTTCGTACCAAAGTTCATCTCGTACCTACCACGAGAGACAAAACTCCCGGTAGCTAAGTGCTACTTCACTCGCGGCTCGGGGCCCGAGGCGGGCAAGTTCTCTTCCTCCGGTACAGGGGAGAAGGAAATAATCATACTGGAGGATTTGGCCGCAACAGGATATAGACTGAGGGAAAACTTCCCACCCATGGACGTGCCACACTGTCGGGCTGTGCTGAGGTCCTTGGCGATATACCACGCCGGTTCCATCCTTCTGGAAGAATCCTATAGGAAATCCCACCCTGGAGAGCTCGACCCGCAATCGGAAATTTTCGCAGGGATACAGAAGACCTTTCTCGTCCGGCAAGATGGTAACCACGGATACGAGTGCATAAAGTTCAGCGCAGAAAGCATGGCAACAGCCGCGCTCAAACTGTGGCCAGAGAAATTCGAAGGCGTGAGCAGGGAAACGATCCTCAAAGCAGTGATGGATATGTGGGATACATGCTGCGAGATGGCCAACCCTTCTACCACATTCTGTAACGTCCTCTGCCACGGAGACCCCTGGACCAACAACATCATGTTCAGGTATGAGAAGGACGAAGTGGGACAAGAAGTTCCGGTGGATGCCATATTACTGGACCTGCAACTTACTCGATACGCTCCGCCTGTCCTGGATATTCTTCTATTCCTGCACGTCAGCACGAGAAGAGACTTAAGGGAGCGTCACTTAAAGTTTTTCCTCAAGTCCTACCACGAGACTCTGACGGAATACGTGCCAAAGGAATACATCGAGAAAGTACTGCCATTCGAGCGGCTCCTGGAAATGTACGACCATTACCTTGACTTCGGCATCATTTTATGCACTGGTTGGCAGCCGATAATATTGTCGGAGAACGACCCTCTAGTAGCCAAGGGAGGGAGACTGGAAAATCCTCTGAACGTCGAAGAGTCGATATTCAGCGACAGGGGAGAACAAATTGCAAGAAACTGCGCTAAGAGCGAAAGTTACTGGGAATGGATAACTGGCTCCTTCCAGGAATGCTTCGAGAGGCTCAATCTTTGGAGATAATAATAACGTGagtatataatattaaaatatagtttATTATTGAAGTTTTCCACCGATGAAGGTAGTTCTGCATGAAGCTTCCCGAAGCAAACCTGCAGTCTCTCCTCCCCTCATGACTTGTCTCTTCAAATCAAAGTaaggactactccctttcattctacctcaTCTATTCATTTCCTTTTACGTGTACAACCTTCCATATGAACTCCATGGTCCCTGGAAGTGAAATAAATTACTCCTACTACTTATTTCAATAATATGAGGGATGATTTTTCTATCAGTGAGGGACTTTCAATGATATGACTCGCTTTCCGTAAACGACAGATATTCAATAAATTCCAGGCCTCATATTGCAAGATCGTTAAGCTTGCCCATAAATTTGTAATTAGCTACAGGAAACGTCCTTTATCTTACTTTTGTACTGAATATATTGGACTTGAATTCAAAAATGGAAGTTCCGGTAAAGAGAAAAGACTGTGAAATGGCAATTAAGACCTACTCTTTGAGCTCCTCCCACTTTGTGTTGAAGGACTATCAAGTTATACCCCTGAGCGACAATGCAGTTGGATTCATGGGAACACATTTGAAGCTCACGGCCACCTTCGAACACTAAGGTCGGCCGTGAAAGATTCCGATATTCGTCAAGATGATCTTAACCAGCGAAAAACACCGAGAAGTGGTCATCAGCCTAATCTTTTcgacagtggcggcttgcccataaggactctcggacgccgcccctcccaaatatttgaaaaagtaaaaaaaataaatatccattaatttataattaaacatctaattaatcaaagtgttttttcagtaccatacatcgaaagtattggaaaaacacgaaaagaaatggcgcgagaagttcgtatttgtagccgtggggcgctggccagaacgtcccaatccatccccatgcagttatatggagagtggtagtggtgggggccgctggtgctatgacgcgtctaacgttgtgtcttatggaggtcttgggacgtcgtccgagaatgcgcagagcgacgtgtgagttgacatcgctgcgcaggccggcgggcgtataaactggcgtctacttggtgctgccccagaaaagggacgtacggaatcagaatggtcactgtactggatgtagctatacgattttaatttttaattactggtagatattgctacagaaaataaattatctcattatgcttgcgtttttgggtgtttgaattccggaacacataaaatccaaccagttaaaggccgtattgacgtaggaaaactattctcgagtatttgccacagttctgttatgattacgaatttcaagaaccttggggaaactaatgttataatgtttaggcctgaacaatgtattaatatcttcccgatgattagaaatgcggtacctatttttcagataaattttttcaaaagacCTGCGGTAtaaggaaaaatcagttaacatctcctactgatttataatttaagaaataggtgcgtgcgtgatagggtgaaggattaaacatgatttaaaccgtaaaacgtgactttaaatggagtcattcaatgaatgtcaagaagtgccgcgtacaatgcaccttttgtgtgtaggttcatcatttatctagccgtccttgttgtattacttcatgttcacctaattcctcagcggcagagcggtaacTGTCTGatggaaaatgtccacttgggtctgatttaagtggctttgaagagttcatatcagtgtggagatccttacagctcctctctgtggctcagagtcgtcttcttttacgatctagaatttatattctattatatcatggcaatgatttcgaagacatggttattccaagtgcgacccgttggcgtttcgtgtgtttaccacatatgaatcttagactcaaggagatggtccgtgacgtcttttgtttgctagAATGCCTTTGCTGatcttaaattcgtccctcagctgaatcagcattagtggaccacgacttctatctcccttgagtcttccttatagtaacgcaagactctccttaagaacggagtgaaatgagttcagacatcatttttgaggagttaactgtgcttaattgccgattaagaagtttcttagtgctaagtgtacattcaagaagacaattttgaattaatcaacagtgctcgtttttgttttagggaaatatagggaaaaattgtccccaaatctgtgtcctggcaccttgttctttttggtcgtattttttgtcggctcattttgtgtcgtcccttgtttatttatagactagtgcccttgctatgtgttcaatcggaaagaaattgttgtccggcgctgatttcaacgaacgtgtaattgatcactttgctggacaaaaggaaagaaggatggacttgtgcaatataactaaaggcatgtgagtatttcagattttgttaaaaatgtgtgagaaatattaaattattgattttaaatcatactgtattcaagaagcaacgcgaacaccgcaatcaaagtttacatctacaatagcaaagcgcgcgcattctagtagtgtttgttgcctagtggaagtcagtgacactcccctccctcctcaggtgttacaagtgtcatttctacctaaatctttgcaaatgtcgaatagatttgacaaataacgcattatgattgcaaaacgaacaacataagtgtattgcgggcatatccgcacgaagaatgtaggcgctaaaacctaaagttacgtattttcgtttgtatttgcaaaatatcgcagcaattatatttttattcttcaagatcattgatcagtataatcgagagtccggactaagcggatccgcatgaacgagagtctaccgcatttagtatttattaatcaagctttattaggaaaactaggtatttttgttgaaaaaaacggaacatatggcattactaaattttattcctagattgccgtaaaaacttaataaaatacacgaaatattaaaaaagtggagtggtgcccggtggagtgcgcccccccaggcatttgactcacgagccgccactgcttttCGACAAGGAGGTGAGGGTGTACAATGAAAAGAAGTGGAGCgggaaggatcagaaggaagaagggtggggaaaaagGAAGGGAAATAAGGGGGTGGGTTGGGTTGAGCACAGAGACAAAGTTAAGAAGATCACATCAACAGACCAATTCAACCAAAACATTCAGGACATACATCATATCACAAGGTAGAGACGGTTTTGGGGTAAGAAGTGCGGTTACAAAGCAGTTAGGGGATTACACCTAAGAAAAGGAGAGTGACTAAAAACTTTATCCGttcaataaatcaatttattccttttctctttctATATTTCCCACATGACGGAAGTCCGGAATTTTTTGGTTGCATTAGTCCGTTGATGTAATGTTCTTAACTTTCTGACTTAAATAGGAATTTGTTggcacctgatgatgattgcaaggcaATAAAAAAGCGTATTGAGAGCTGTTTAGTAAAATTAGCGGGCAGTACGAAGTCTTTGTTTATCATTAATACAAACGCTATCACCTCAGTTAGCCAATCAGATCCATCACGTAAAATCAGATTTTGCTACTTCtgtcctggggccgtattctgtatttcgtcggtgccgcaccggtcggtttccctttcaagcccaccgactggacatcaaaccgtaccgacaacagattccgcaccgacgacgacactttcagcgattctgtaaggtcgtcggtttcaaaccagtcggtacggttccctctccttcccaaacagggaaaatccgaatatatccgaagtttcacgtgtctccaccaatgaaagaagggtaaaaacaagagaagactcattggcacaatttgttgtcgtcattctcaatctttttatttgcggaaattacgacttattgctagattaagataaacgatattggataagttgttaacaatgcttatataatgtgtggtagtaatgctgtacctacagaatcgaaggaaacaatattacaacatcacaataaagtttgtatgtgatggagattgttgttgctggaatgaattattgaaactatccttgagatcgtagtttctttttttaaatattggttccgtataatgctatttattcatgatttggtaatatagttgtcattaagtaagttccgtataaatgttatcaaaggaaggttacccgtagcagacgaaaatagcataccatggaacgtgaacgtaggattcaaatgcaaatgtaaatgtcatattagaggaacaagttaggaaattgttataaaaatatggagctgggtgtaattaaaagaagtgtaatgacgaggaagtaaagaaattgtgattgggtgaaatacatatgtataagttgcgcattccaagtgagagaaaatgataatattgcggtaaacctcatacttataaacaaatatcttcttttatcgtcaagggaatcaatggttgacgatgaaatgaaatatagttgcccgttacaaatgaaagaaactgattccgtggtggcaaacttcatacttaaataaaaatatcttatttctatgccgagagaaacgccaaattgatgattgagtgaaataacagtcgcctattcagagtgatatacagtgataacattgcggcaaaactcatatttaatcaaaaatatcttttttatgtcaaaggagcaaataaatgatgatagagagaaataaagcctattacaagcgagtgaaagtggtaacataaatgagagaaagtcattatatgttagcaaacctcatttttattaaccattatcttatatttctgtcaaggtaattaatatagatgatgacacagtgaattatagaggcgtattcgaaggggcagaaaaagataacattgcagaaaacctcattatttactcggtggtgagataaaaacaaaataaaacgtacaatgcgcacccacgattcatgaaacccactagtcggtggccgtaccgacacctttttgctgtcggtacggctaccgacgatctcccgtcctctcgtcggtgccgcaccgaccgggttcgtacagaatcgcacgacttcttaccgggagtcggtgtgacgtcgcacccgacgaatcggtgccgcaccgatcggtttggagttacagaatacggcccctggtcccATCGCGAACGTCGGAATTCGCTCTTGTTTATGACTAGCCATCCCGTATGGAGCAGACAAGCGTCAGAAAGGCGCGTTAAAAACGTAACTCCTTATCCTTAACCTTGCTATCGTCGGAAGCAGAAACCCGCAGCCAGTTAGTCTACGGGATTATGGCTGCTGATAAGGACTAGGTTTTGAAATCATGAGTTCGCATCGTTAAAGTCCCCCATTCCACTCACTTCAGAGCGCTTCTACTGTCGGATTATCAGTTTCCAGTCCAATATGCAGttaattctttttctttataTCTCGCAGAATGAAATTATCCGCTTCCTAAGCTTAAGGCCAAAATGCATATTTAACAGcgaatgaacaaaaatggagtactgataattaattaaatggtTTCAACCATGGAAAACATTTTGgaggttaaaaattttaaaattggcttCATTTCACACCATTGATTTGGCAGAAAAAGGTTACCCCACTCGTAGCGTTGCAGACATTACGCACAGCTCGACGAACACATATCATTTTTTACCTTGtctagaaaacattttcaaaatactaTACTTTTGTATCGGCCTGACtggtcccagtcaggccgcaggTCCTCTCGTAttgaatgcgaaaataaaatgcagtcTGCCGACCAAATATGGAGCGACGCTTGGACGACGGGCGTTCAACACATCGCAGCGGCAGGAATAAAATTCGTGGTTGGAGCCGAAGTGGTCTGGTGGAGTTGAATGCACATTCTCGCCCGTATGTGCACGGCTTGAAACGAGCAGATTTGCGTTCGCATGACACGATGCATGCTTTCGAAAATACATCGCGTAGTttgcgttcgacgcagaatctctgcACCCATATTTCACACTTGGTTCCAGGGCTATAGCTTTATATCACACTCATCCTATTCGCGCGGTCGTTATATTATCCAGCGgtaggagagagggaggggggaaataatacttgcgtaaagttgcgggcagaaaacgttcaaaaatggaccaaaaacagcctgcccacaataCGGGAGAAAAACAGTAGCAATCACAATTGATTCCTGTCTACCCACTGCAGGGATTCTACTTTACAAGACGCTAGCACCCAGCAACAGGTGCAACACTATGACAGGCAACAGGCCAcaacgataggcgacaaggcaacgacAGGTAGTGCAGCTGAGTCAACCTGGCTATCGAAAAGCTATGATGGCACTGCTATAGTCACTTCTCAGATCTTTTTCTTAATGCACAATAGTAAATCATTCCAGCGTAAAGAAAATGATCCtacaattttaattgatttaattttgttGGTTATTAACCTTCAAGTGAACAATGACGTATAAAATCACGTACTTAATTGCACAAGCATCCAAATTCAAAGAAAGCGATGAAGTGTAAATTTATGAAGGCGAAGAGGAGAATCACCTTTTATTTTagtgtttttctctctctctctctctgaggcaATATATGGCGACGAAGTTCATCACCCATTATTAATAGGGCTCACACCTCCACGGGCATGAAAACGCCACCTCCTTTTTGCATTAATATGAAAGGTAACTTAAAGTAATATTGAGCACCTATCgcacagaaataattattaaaatcatagCCAATGATATTTCACCAGGTGTCATTCCAAAACAAAGCTATAAAGTGTAAAATTTCGGtttaacattattatttaatacttatGATCCATGAGCTTTAAATGATTTCTACCACTGAGAAACTTTAGGAgactaaaatataaaaagacgGCTCGATTACATTATGACTATTAGCTGCAATTACTATCATCCCAATTCCTTCGTAGGCACTAAGTATAGACGATATAGGCcataaattcaagaaattaacTCAAAGAATGATAGTTGTGatgattttctgaatgcttaACGATTATAAAACATAAAACACAACAAGTTTAGTTGTATAGTGATTTTCACAATTTAGCTGCAGCTGTTCAGATACAGAAAGTAACTATCACCATGTATTCCCTAACATCCTATTATATATCAACCTAACCAACCTTTGATTCCGAAACAATgataaaacgtaaaaaatgtaatgataacctATCACATGTACCAAATGGCAATATGAGCCAAGTCATTGCTCATCGCGAAAACATCCAGCATTTTCCAATAATTAGAGCTGCTTTTAATTTTCAGAGATAATTGAAAAGATGAGACGAAGAAACTACGATTACTGAAACAGAAATCGTGACGCCTATGCTTGTAATAGAAAGATATGCTATCCAAGCATGAAGTGCCCTTTGACAATGGATAATAGTGATGCAATTACTCCCATAATTCACACAGAACTACGCAAAGATTATCacccctcttcctctctcctctccctgGTCAAATATAACAGCAGCGCAAATAGGATGGACGTATTTTCAATTACCTCCTCTATACAAATCATTTCTACGAGTACAACCTTCCATATGAACATCGTGGCCCGTAAATGTGAAGTATATCACGCTTACATCTTATTGTTAGTTCAATAATTCGAGTGAAGATTTACATTAGTGAAGGACTGTCAGTGTCACTCTCCATCTATTACTCACAGACATTTCACCAAATTCTAGACCTAAACATAGAAGATAATTAAGTGTGCcactaaattttaaataagttttaattttgagctggattaaaaaaatggaagttcCGGTAAAGAGAGAAGACTGTGAAGTAGCAATTAAGACCTATTTAAACTCCTCCCACTTCGTGCTGAAGGACTACCAAGTAAGACCGCTGAGCGACAATGCAGCCGGGTTCATGGGAACACATTTGAAGCTCACGGCGACTGTAGAACACGAAGGTCAGCTGCGGAAGATTCCGATGTTCGTCAAGATGATCCCAAGCAGCGACAAACACCGCTCATTGGTCGTCAGCCTAAATCTTTTCGACCAGGAGGTGAGGGTGTACAACGATTTCGTACCAAAGTTCATCTCATACCTACCTCGAGAGACAAAACTCCCGGTAGCTAAGTGCTACTTCACTCGAGGCACGGGGCCCGAGACGGGCAAGTTCTCTTCCTCCGCTACAGGAGAGAAGGAAATAATCATACTGGAGGATTTGGCCGCGACAGGATATCGACTGAGGGAAAACTTCCCACCCATGGACGTGCCACACTGTCGGGCTGTGCTGAAGTCCTTGGCGATATACCACGCCGGTTCCATCCTCCTGGAAGAATCCTATAGGAAATCCCACACTGGAGAGTTCGACCCGCAATCGGACATTTTCACTGGGATAAAGGAGACCTTTCTCGTCCGGCAAGATGGTCACCATGGATACGAGTGCATAAAGTTCGACGCAGAAAGCATGGCAACAGCCGCGCTCATAATGTGGCCAGAGAAATTCGAAGGAGTGAGCAGGGAAACGATCCTCAAAGCAGTGATGGATATGTGGGATACAAGCATCGAGATGGCCGAACCTTCTACCACTTACTGTAATGTCCTGTGCCACGGAGACCCCTGGACGAATAACATCATGTTCAGTTATGAGAAGGATGAATTGGGACAGGAAGTTCCTTTGGATGCCATATTACTGGACCTGCAAGTAGCTCGATACGCTCCGCCTGTACTGGACATCATTCTATTCCTGTACGTCTGCACGAGAAGGGACTTAAGAGAGCGTCACTTAAAGGATTTCATCAAGTTCTACCACGACACTCTGGCGGAATACGCGCCAAAGGAATACATCGAGAGAGTATTACCATTCGAGCGACTCCTGGAAATGTACGACCATTACCTTGACTTCGGCATTATCATGTGCACAGGGTACCATCCGATTATACTGTCAGAGAACGACCCTTTAATAGCCAAGGGAGGGAGACTGGAAAACCCTGTCAACATTGAAGAGTCGATGTTCTGCGACAGGGGAGAACAGATTGCAAGAAACTGCGCTAAGAGCGAAAGTTACAGGGAATGGATAACTGGCTCCTTCCAGGAATGCTTCGAGAGGCTCAACCTTTGGAAATAGTAATAATGTGagtatataatattaaaatcgTCTTAAGTAGtgtataattcaattttaaaggagaaatatatattttgctgTACTTACCAACATACACCTATGTTACTGTTATTCTAAGATTGGTATACCTCAGCCCTACATCACTTGCTGTTCTAAGCCAATTCTTCTGCATGCTCGAGGATCTTCTCCCCCGTAACCTTCGCCTTTTGTCTTATGTAATTGTCACTCGATAAAATGTCACTCGATATGTGCGTGAAAAATAGCTGCTAATATTCCCcaaattattttcgattttttttgtttactcggaTGCCGcagcgaaagaaaaaagaaagcttGGAAGATGCGTTGCTAAGTGTCTTCCCTAAAAATGAACCCTCCTCCACCCGAAATAAAcccaattttttattccaattttttttctctgtctgCTGTCTCGAATACGGTAGGTTTCGGTCAGTTGGGCCACTGGGTATTTGAGGTATCCGCTAGTTAGAGAAAATCTCATAGGACATATCCTATTGAGGAATTACCTGGAGTTGTCTCTGGTtatttaaggcaataaaaaacgTTTGAAGAGGTTACTGAACGGTAGCATTTTCACAATACGTActtgaaagaatgaatttttttcaaaagctaAAAACCGATTTTGCACTTTCTCCTCTCACCCTCATCCTCATCCTTCGTCTCTATTATCTACCGCTACTCAGACTAATATCACCCGTTCCAAAACGTGGAGGCTTTTGAGAGAAATATGAATAGCTTTCAATCCGCTGTCGGAATTTCGGGATAATGCTAAAGACTTCAGCATtgtcataatttttgtttatccaagagataaaagaaaaataacgcATTTTGTCGACCTGAAAATTGGAACAAACAAAGGCTGAAGGATTTCTGCTGCGTTGTAGTCGAGAgaccaacgatggacgaaacaagaagaaaataattagtaGAATATATAAAGCAAAGTGGGCATATGTAAAAAGAAGAGTAGTGAAGCACGGGCGATGACAGCATCGGAGAAATCAATgctgaagctttcgaaatgtgtgCTGTTATGGTGTGGTGTTATAGAAGAATGTTGAAGACCAAATTGATAGATAATGTGAGTAATTTGGAAGTTCTGGGAAAAGTAGGAGTgaagtcttttgaaaatctaCAAGAAGGGGCAATTTAGTCGGCCATATCGTGAGACGATAGAGTCTaaagaaaattatcgttgaaggataGGAAGGAGGGAAGAACGACATAGGTAGCCCACGGATGAGATGTATATAGTAGATGATGAAGGATGAAAAAGCAGAGGAATGATATAGATTTTAAAGATTTGACCATTTTCCGAGAATTAAATGGAGAGCTATGATAGAATTGATTACTGTGTGTCAAGGtggaagaggaaaaggaatagATGGGGAAGGTTGGCCTGGGAAGAAAGACGTTCGTAAAAAAAGAAAGTTACATTTCACGAGGCATTATTTCGCAGTGGTAGCTATTCCGGGGCATAAACTAAAAGCATACATCCATATTTAGCAAAGCAGTATACCTGCATGCCTGTCATGGAGAATGGTGGGTCATCCCACTGAAACgcctggaaaaataattttgtgagtGCCCATTTTTCTGTGTCTCTATGTTTAAAaactagttatttatttatttaagtgtcATCACTTGAAGCATTTTCAAGATTGTATTCTTCATGATATTCCAGCACGCTATGTGATGGTATCTTCAGACACGCACCCTAATCAAATGCAATAGGTAAA
This genomic interval from Ischnura elegans chromosome 5, ioIscEleg1.1, whole genome shotgun sequence contains the following:
- the LOC124158620 gene encoding uncharacterized protein LOC124158620 isoform X3, encoding MEVPVKREDCEVAIKTYLNSSHFVLKDYQVRPLSDNAAGFMGTHLKLTATVEHEGQLRKIPMFVKMIPSSDKHRSLVVSLNLFDQEVRVYNDFVPKFISYLPRETKLPVAKCYFTRGTGPETGKFSSSATGEKEIIILEDLAATGYRLRENFPPMDVPHCRAVLKSLAIYHAGSILLEESYRKSHTGEFDPQSDIFTGIKETFLVRQDGHHGYECIKFDAESMATAALIMWPEKFEGVSRETILKAVMDMWDTSIEMAEPSTTYCNVLCHGDPWTNNIMFSYEKDELGQEVPLDAILLDLQVARYAPPVLDIILFLYVCTRRDLRERHLKDFIKFYHDTLAEYAPKEYIERVLPFERLLEMYDHYLDFGIIMCTGYHPIILSENDPLIAKGGRLENPVNIEESMFCDRGEQIARNCAKSESYREWITGSFQECFERLNLWK
- the LOC124158620 gene encoding uncharacterized protein LOC124158620 isoform X4; the encoded protein is MEVPVKREYCEVAIKTYLSSSQFVLKDYQVRPLSDNAAGFMGTHLKLIATVEHEGQLRKIPMFVKMIPSSDKHRSVVVSLNLFDQEVRVYNDFVPKFISYLPRETKLPVAKCYFTRGSGPEAGKFSSSGTGEKEIIILEDLAATGYRLRENFPPMDVPHCRAVLRSLAIYHAGSILLEESYRKSHPGELDPQSEIFAGIQKTFLVRQDGNHGYECIKFSAESMATAALKLWPEKFEGVSRETILKAVMDMWDTCCEMANPSTTFCNVLCHGDPWTNNIMFRYEKDEVGQEVPVDAILLDLQLTRYAPPVLDILLFLHVSTRRDLRERHLKFFLKSYHETLTEYVPKEYIEKVLPFERLLEMYDHYLDFGIILCTGWQPIILSENDPLVAKGGRLENPLNVEESIFSDRGEQIARNCAKSESYWEWITGSFQECFERLNLWR